GCTGGCGTCGGTACTCGTCCGGCTGCTCCAGCTGCATCGGAGCGAGCGGCAGCTCGATAAAATCAAAACCCAGCTTTGCAAGCAGCCCGGCATTTTGCACTCCGGTACACCAGCCGAAACTATTCATGGGGATCCCCGCCTTTTCACCGATTATGAATTACATACTACCCTCATTGTATCAGTAAAGCGTTTTCTTCGGTATGGCAAGGATGATACGGACACTTGTCAAAAACGCTCCTGCTTGTACAATAAGGATAAGGCGGTTCATGCGGCAGGCTGAAGGGCCGGCGCAAGGAAGGCGGTGAAATCGATGAACGGTATGTTAAAAGCGATGAATCACCCGGACGGCTTAAACGCCCCAAACCTCCCGGCAGGTTTGTCCGGACCTGTCGCTCCGAACGAACTGTACGACCTGAACGGGCTGATCGTCCATATTTTTTGGGTGCTGAGGAAAATGACGTTCAAAGGCTGGGAGGACATCCGGCAAAACAAATCGCGCCATTCGTTTTATTGGGTTCACGAGGGAGAGGGCACATTCCGCACGACGGAATCGTTTCGCGTGCGCAAAGGAACACTTGCCTATTTGCCCCCGGGGCTTGAGATGAGCATGCGCTCCAGCGACGAGTCGCCGCTTGTCATGACGATGGTGTACTTCGACTGCTCGTCCTGCGGGTACGAAGACGGCCGCTGGTCGCCGGCTCCGCTCGAAAAGCTCGATCTGCCGTTTCTGCAGCCGTTCGAGGGCGACCGTGCGCTCCGCATGGACCAGCTGTTCGAAGCGCTTTGCCGCGACTGGATACCGACGAGACCCGGCGGCGAGCTGCCCTCGAAAGGCCACCTGCTCGCCATT
The window above is part of the Paenibacillus hamazuiensis genome. Proteins encoded here:
- a CDS encoding AraC family transcriptional regulator, translating into MNGMLKAMNHPDGLNAPNLPAGLSGPVAPNELYDLNGLIVHIFWVLRKMTFKGWEDIRQNKSRHSFYWVHEGEGTFRTTESFRVRKGTLAYLPPGLEMSMRSSDESPLVMTMVYFDCSSCGYEDGRWSPAPLEKLDLPFLQPFEGDRALRMDQLFEALCRDWIPTRPGGELPSKGHLLAILEYGHRKASPDRSPDSGMQKLQAIKAELEEHFSEGLHIRELARKHAVSPSYLRKMFARCCGMGPKAYLERIRNEHAIRYLSYSDIPLKSIAEACGYNDEFQFSKSFKKMNGCAPSVFRANMRKSDRPV